A stretch of DNA from Chloroflexota bacterium:
CTCTGTCTTTCTCTCCCTGATTGAACTTATGAACTCATTGGTAAATTGCTCACTGCCAGTATAAACGACCTTGAATCCGTTTTCGGAAGCTTCATTCCCTATCGCGTGTGAAAGATGGGTCTTTCCCAGACCAGATCCACCGTGGATGAAAAGCGGATTGTACTGCCGCCCTGGCTCCTCAGATATTCCCAAGGCAGCAGCGTAGGCAAGACGGTTTGAACTCCCAACGACGAAGTTTTCGAAGGTATACCTCGGGTTGCCCACTGGTGGTGGCAGCTTCGATTGTGAGTGGTTCTGGCCCTGCCAGACAGAGTCCTGGTCCGGGCAGACCTGGAACAGAACCTCAACCTCATGCCCTACAAGGCTGATGAGCACCTTTATTACCAAAGAATGAAGACGCTTTTCCAGCCATTCCTTGGCGAAAGCGCTGGGAGTTCCAATTACAAATTGATTTCCTTGGTGACTGATCCCTACAGTGTCCTTTAGCCAGGTTTCGAAGTTGGCTTTGCTAACCTGAACCTGAAGGGCACCTTTGGCAGTCTCCCAAGTCTCTTTAGCTGTTTTCATACCCCCCTTTATGGGCTAAAAAGTCTTGTTCTGCGACGTGAGGATTCGGAATTATTTAAGAAGCGAGAAATTACTGAACAAAGCCTTCTCCCCGAGGATGTGGCTGGATAAGTATAGAACTGCCCTCCTTGGGCTGGTCAAGGGCTTAACTTTATGTTGCGTTGCTCTTGAGGATTGGCCCCACTTATATTTAGAAGGGTTGCCCCCGAAAAGCCTTTTATGAGTTTACAACCGTCCCTGTTTCCCAGGTCAAGGGGTTTACTTTATGTCTTGTTGGCTGATGTGAGATTCTCCCTGTAGTGACACACTCGATCTGTAAAATACCAACCAATGCCGTTTCATGTGTCAGCAAGTTGTTAGCAGCCTTGCTGCTAACAACGTTCCTGAGACCTCTGCCTCGTCTATGCGTATCTTTGTGTGCTTGCACAGATATTTCACAAGGTTATTTGCGGTACCGGCATCAGCCTAGACTCCGCAATCCCGAGGTAACGTGCCGACAACTTCCGGGTACCACTTGACAACCCCGTTTTCCCATGGTATTATGCAGTGCATAGTAGTATCAGCATAACAATACCCCTTCCCGGAGTCGCTGAGAGGAACGAGAAAGCAGACGAAATCGAGGTCAGTGAGCATGTGGGGAAACAAGAAGAACGTTGATGAGACAGAATCGGCTGACAAGAAGTTTCAGAAGGAGCTCGTTTCGGGTGTGGCTGCGCTGGTTCTCCTGAGCATCCTCAACGAGGCGAAGGAGCCCATGTACGGCTATCAGATTGCCAAGGTCATCGACGGACAGGCAGAAGACGCGGCCGTGCTGAAGCAGGGAGCTCTCTATCCGGTCCTTCGATCACTGGAGAGCAGCGGGCTACTGGAAAGCCGCGTCGAACCGTCCGTCTCCGGGCCCCCGCGGCGGTACTACCAGATCACGGAGTTGGGTCGGGGCACACTGGCGCGCTGGCGGGAGATGTGGAACCAAATGAGAACCTTCGTGGACACCGTGATGAAAGGAGAGGGCAATGATAAAGAGCGTTGATGAGTATTTGAGTCTGCTCAGGAAGGAATTAGCTGGAAGCGACGCTGCTGTGGTCCAAGATGCCCTCGCCGATGCTGAAGAGCATCTCCGAACGGCACTGGCCCAGGCCATCAATGGCAATCCCAACGCCTCAGAGGCAGAAGCCCTCCCGGCGATCGCCGAGAAGTATGGATCACCGCAAGAGATTGCGGCAGCCTACAGGCAAATGGAGGCCCGCCTTCCTGCCGGCCTGGGCAGGTACACATACGCGGGGCATCGATCAGTCTTCTCCCGCTTCTTTGGTGTGTTGGCTGATCCCAGGGCCTGGGGTGCACTCCTCTATCTCCTTCTCTCCCTGGCCATCGGCATTGTGTTTTTCACGTGGGCAGTCGTCGGTGTGTCTCTATCGCTCGGGCTGTCGGTTCTCATCGTCGGGCTGCCGTTTGCCGTTCTCTTTCTCCTGTCCATCCGCGGCATCGCCTTCATCGAAGGCCGCATGGTTGAGGCCTTACTCGGAGTCCGTATGCCCCGCAGGCGGATGTTCTCCGATGACAGAACCGGATTCTGGAAGAGAATCAAGGACTTGTTCACACAAAGGATCACCTGGACAGCACTGGCATACTGCATATTGCGGCTAGGTCTCGGCATTGTCTACTTCGCCGTCTTCGCCGTTCTGGTTGGCCTCTCAATCTACCTCATCGCGATGCCAATTACCGTGGGTATTCTGGACATGCCGGCCTACATCATTCTGGGAAACACTGAGTATCTGGCCACTACTTGGTCCATACCCTTCTTCTTCCTGTTGGGCATGCTCCTGCTCACGGCCACCATGCACTTGACAAAGTTGGTGGGTAGGGTGCACGGGGCGCTGGCCAAGTTCATGCTGGTGTCGAAGAAGGACTGGGAGGATTAAAGGTTGTCGCGCGTCGTGAGCAAAGACAGAGGAGCATCGGATCAAAGAGGAGGAGACAGATGAGGAAGTCACTGACTGGCCATCTTGCAGGAAGGCAACAGAAGCCCTGGGTGCATCGCATAGGGCAGCCATTGAGCCCCATCCCCATCATGCTCATCGTTACCCTCGCCTCCCTGGTCGGCTTGATGGTGCTGGCTTCCTCCGCATGTACGACGCAGTCAGCCGTAAGCACCAAGACCAATAACTTCAACGTCGGTGACTCTCTCACCCTCAATGTAACCACGCTGGGCGGGCGGATCGAGGTCAGTGCCGGCTCAGACAACGTTGTCACGGTGAGGGCCGAACTAAGAGACATCCGCCGGATCAAGTACCTAGCCATTCAGAGTGGCAATGAGGTCACCATTACGGCTGAAAAGACAGGGAAGTGGTGGTTCCCTGCCGGCAATACCAGGGCAGACATCTATGTGACTGTGCCCCCTCACACGGCCCTGAAGCTGAGTACCAGCAACAGCAAGATCGAGGTCCAGGGAACAACCGCCGGTGGTATCCTCGAGACATCGAACGAATCCATAGTCCTCGACAATGTCAAAGGTGACTATGTTGCCACAACCAGCAATGGCGACGTTGCGATCTATACCATAGAAGGCAGTGCCTACGTCAAGACATCCAACGGCGAGGTAGGATTGAACGAAGCCAAAGGGGAATTCAACGCCACAACCAGCGGCGGAAACGTGTCCTTCAGCGGCCAGATGACGCCCGGAGGAAGCAACCGTCTGGTCACCAGCAACGGGTTCATTGAGGTAGCGTTGGCCGGAACGCCCAGTGTCCAGCTTGACGCCTCCACCACCAACGCAAAGGTCGAGTGTGCGTTGCCGATACTGGCCACGAAGACCGATACACACCACCTCGTAGGAACAATCGGTGCCGGAGAAGCGAATCTTTACATCGA
This window harbors:
- a CDS encoding PadR family transcriptional regulator, yielding MWGNKKNVDETESADKKFQKELVSGVAALVLLSILNEAKEPMYGYQIAKVIDGQAEDAAVLKQGALYPVLRSLESSGLLESRVEPSVSGPPRRYYQITELGRGTLARWREMWNQMRTFVDTVMKGEGNDKER
- a CDS encoding sensor domain-containing protein, whose protein sequence is MIKSVDEYLSLLRKELAGSDAAVVQDALADAEEHLRTALAQAINGNPNASEAEALPAIAEKYGSPQEIAAAYRQMEARLPAGLGRYTYAGHRSVFSRFFGVLADPRAWGALLYLLLSLAIGIVFFTWAVVGVSLSLGLSVLIVGLPFAVLFLLSIRGIAFIEGRMVEALLGVRMPRRRMFSDDRTGFWKRIKDLFTQRITWTALAYCILRLGLGIVYFAVFAVLVGLSIYLIAMPITVGILDMPAYIILGNTEYLATTWSIPFFFLLGMLLLTATMHLTKLVGRVHGALAKFMLVSKKDWED
- a CDS encoding DUF4097 family beta strand repeat-containing protein, whose protein sequence is MRKSLTGHLAGRQQKPWVHRIGQPLSPIPIMLIVTLASLVGLMVLASSACTTQSAVSTKTNNFNVGDSLTLNVTTLGGRIEVSAGSDNVVTVRAELRDIRRIKYLAIQSGNEVTITAEKTGKWWFPAGNTRADIYVTVPPHTALKLSTSNSKIEVQGTTAGGILETSNESIVLDNVKGDYVATTSNGDVAIYTIEGSAYVKTSNGEVGLNEAKGEFNATTSGGNVSFSGQMTPGGSNRLVTSNGFIEVALAGTPSVQLDASTTNAKVECALPILATKTDTHHLVGTIGAGEANLYIETYNGNVTIK